The Methanosarcina barkeri MS DNA window GATGCTGTAGACGAGCTGGTTTTTAGTGTAATCGAACAGGTTGCAGCTGATAACTGTGACTTTGATAAGGTCATTGAGTTTGTCGTTTCCTTCTCAGATGAGCATTCGCTTTCCCAGGAAATCTTACTGAAACTTTCATCTATTTTTAACAAAGATGCAATGTACAGGGAGAAATATGTAATTATCAGGGCCTGTGCTTCGCTCTTCTCAGGCAAAGCCCGGGAAGACGCCCTTATGGAAGCAGGAAAAACAGCTTTTCTACTAGGACTTGATGAACTTGCTGTACGGGAATTCAAAGAAATACTCCAGCAGAACTCCCAAAATGTCGAAGCACTTTGCGGGTATGGAGCAGTTCTGGCGACGGAAGGAAAAAACGAGGCTGCACGGGTTCAATACGAAAAGGCCCTGGGATTCAATCCTTTCCATGTAGATACGCTTTGCAATTACGGCTGCCTGCTTTACGGGCTCAACAAAATGGATGAGGCCGAAGAAGTATATAGCCGAGCTTTGATTCTTGACCGGGATAATGTGAGCGCACACTGCGGGTATGGGATTCTACTTTCTAAACGCGGGCAAAAGACCAAAGCAAGTTACTACTATACTCGAGCTCTTGAGCTTGATCCTGGTCATGTGGAATCCAATTTTCGTTATGCTCGTCTCCTTGAAGAAAAAGGAGAACCCCTTGATGCCGAGAAACATTACATAGTAGCCCT harbors:
- a CDS encoding tetratricopeptide repeat protein, which encodes MEIDAVDELVFSVIEQVAADNCDFDKVIEFVVSFSDEHSLSQEILLKLSSIFNKDAMYREKYVIIRACASLFSGKAREDALMEAGKTAFLLGLDELAVREFKEILQQNSQNVEALCGYGAVLATEGKNEAARVQYEKALGFNPFHVDTLCNYGCLLYGLNKMDEAEEVYSRALILDRDNVSAHCGYGILLSKRGQKTKASYYYTRALELDPGHVESNFRYARLLEEKGEPLDAEKHYIVALKADPDDPRPHLFYARLLAENGFIHGARVHFRCALKLIPEDVEVHCEYARLLARFGHRHEAEVQYKKALELDPRHFGTLNGYAELLKEKGQYAAAEEIYRQAEFSKRSA